A genomic stretch from uncultured Cohaesibacter sp. includes:
- a CDS encoding DNA-directed RNA polymerase subunit alpha, with protein sequence MIQKNWQELIKPTKLEITPGDDELRVAKVVAEPLERGFGMTLGNALRRVLLSSLQGAAVTSIQIDGVLHEFSSIAGVREDVTDLILNVKEISLRMEGEGPKRMVLRKEGPGVVRAGDIQVVGDVEILNPELPLCTLDVGAELRMEFTVDSGKGYVTATQNRPDDAPIGLIPVDSLYSPVKRVAYNVENTRQGQDLDFDKLTMTIETDGSVKPEDAVAYAARILQDQLSIFVNFEEPEKEVVQEQTQELAFNPALLKKVDELELSVRSANCLKNDNIVYIGDLIQKTEAEMLRTPNFGRKSLNEIKEVLAQMGLHLGMEVQAWPPENIDDLAKRYEDQY encoded by the coding sequence GTGATTCAGAAAAACTGGCAGGAACTCATCAAGCCAACCAAACTCGAAATCACCCCTGGTGACGACGAATTGCGTGTCGCCAAAGTGGTTGCCGAGCCTCTGGAACGTGGCTTTGGCATGACTTTGGGCAATGCCCTGCGTCGTGTTCTGCTTTCATCCTTGCAGGGTGCAGCGGTAACCTCCATCCAGATTGATGGTGTGTTGCATGAATTCTCTTCTATTGCAGGTGTTCGCGAAGATGTGACGGATCTGATCCTGAACGTTAAAGAGATCTCTCTGCGCATGGAAGGGGAAGGTCCGAAACGCATGGTGCTTCGTAAAGAAGGACCGGGTGTTGTTCGGGCTGGCGACATTCAGGTTGTCGGGGACGTCGAAATTCTGAACCCTGAGCTGCCACTTTGTACGCTTGACGTGGGTGCAGAATTGCGCATGGAATTTACCGTTGATAGCGGTAAGGGCTATGTGACTGCGACTCAGAACCGTCCAGACGATGCTCCTATCGGTCTTATTCCGGTGGACAGCCTCTATTCTCCGGTCAAACGCGTTGCTTACAATGTCGAGAATACCCGTCAGGGTCAGGATCTCGACTTTGACAAGCTGACGATGACGATCGAAACAGATGGCTCGGTCAAGCCTGAAGATGCTGTGGCTTACGCTGCGCGCATTCTGCAGGACCAGCTGTCTATCTTCGTGAATTTCGAAGAGCCAGAGAAGGAAGTTGTTCAGGAACAGACCCAGGAGTTGGCATTCAACCCGGCACTTCTCAAGAAAGTGGACGAGTTGGAACTGTCTGTCCGTTCTGCAAACTGCCTGAAAAACGACAACATTGTTTACATCGGCGATCTTATCCAGAAGACGGAAGCGGAAATGCTTCGCACTCCGAACTTTGGGCGCAAGTCGCTTAACGAGATCAAGGAAGTCCTTGCACAGATGGGTTTGCATCTTGGCATGGAAGTTCAGGCTTGGCCGCCTGAAAATATCGACGATCTCGCAAAGCGCTACGAAGATCAGTATTAA
- the rpsE gene encoding 30S ribosomal protein S5 — protein MNKKPDRNDREERESEFVDRLVHINRVAKVVKGGRRFGFAALVVIGDQKGRVGFGHGKAREVPEAIRKASDAAKRNMIRVPLREGRTLHHDVYGRHGAGKVTLRAAPAGTGIIAGGPMRAVFETLGVQDVVAKSVGTSNPYNMVRATFDALKAEDSPRGVAARRGLKVSTLQARRRVSDGGRSDS, from the coding sequence ATGAACAAGAAACCTGATCGTAACGATCGTGAAGAGCGCGAAAGCGAATTCGTCGACCGCCTCGTCCACATCAACCGCGTTGCTAAAGTGGTTAAGGGTGGCCGCCGGTTCGGTTTCGCTGCGCTAGTCGTTATTGGTGACCAGAAGGGCCGTGTTGGCTTTGGTCACGGCAAGGCACGCGAAGTGCCAGAAGCCATTCGCAAGGCATCTGACGCAGCCAAACGGAATATGATCCGTGTACCTCTTCGCGAGGGTCGCACCCTGCATCATGACGTTTATGGTCGCCACGGCGCCGGTAAAGTCACGTTGCGTGCAGCTCCTGCTGGTACTGGTATCATCGCGGGTGGTCCGATGCGTGCTGTGTTTGAAACACTGGGCGTGCAGGATGTGGTTGCCAAGTCTGTTGGTACTTCCAACCCGTACAACATGGTTCGTGCTACCTTTGATGCGCTGAAAGCAGAAGACAGCCCTCGTGGTGTTGCTGCTCGTCGCGGTCTGAAGGTTTCCACGCTCCAGGCTCGTCGTCGTGTCTCTGATGGGGGGCGCTCTGACAGCTAA
- a CDS encoding adenylate kinase — protein MRLILLGPPGAGKGTQAERLVNDFSICQLSTGEMLRAAVAAKTPVGLQVEQILERGDLVSDEVVCAIISDRIDEADCANGFILDGFPRTIAQAEALDKLLEEKGLKLDAVVEISVDEGILLSRIEKRASETVGGARADDNADSLKKRLAVYREQTAPLIDYYAKTGLLKSVDGMQEIEAVAASIKKALS, from the coding sequence ATGAGATTGATTCTGCTGGGACCACCGGGTGCGGGTAAGGGTACGCAGGCTGAACGACTGGTGAATGACTTTAGTATTTGCCAGCTATCTACCGGTGAAATGTTGCGTGCAGCTGTTGCTGCCAAAACGCCGGTAGGCCTGCAAGTGGAACAAATCCTGGAACGTGGCGATCTGGTTTCAGATGAAGTGGTCTGCGCGATCATTTCAGATCGTATCGATGAAGCAGATTGTGCCAACGGGTTCATTCTCGATGGCTTCCCGCGTACGATTGCTCAGGCAGAAGCTCTGGACAAGTTGCTGGAAGAAAAGGGTCTCAAACTGGACGCCGTTGTCGAAATCAGCGTGGACGAAGGAATTCTTTTGTCTCGCATCGAAAAGCGCGCTTCCGAGACCGTGGGCGGTGCCCGTGCCGATGACAATGCTGACTCGCTGAAAAAGCGTTTGGCTGTTTATCGTGAGCAGACGGCTCCGTTGATCGATTATTATGCCAAGACAGGCCTTTTGAAGTCTGTAGATGGTATGCAGGAAATCGAAGCTGTTGCAGCTTCCATCAAGAAAGCCCTGTCATAA
- the rpmD gene encoding 50S ribosomal protein L30 → MATKEQGTVTVEQIGSPLRRPKDQRATLIGLGLNKLHRRRTLQDSPEVRGMIAKVSHLVRVVDQD, encoded by the coding sequence ATGGCAACTAAGGAACAGGGTACCGTTACTGTAGAACAGATCGGCAGCCCTTTGCGTCGGCCAAAAGATCAGCGGGCTACGCTGATCGGTCTTGGCCTTAACAAATTGCATCGTCGTCGTACTCTTCAGGATTCGCCTGAAGTTCGCGGCATGATCGCTAAAGTCTCTCACCTTGTCCGCGTAGTGGACCAGGACTAA
- the rpsK gene encoding 30S ribosomal protein S11 codes for MAKDASRVKRRERKNITSGVAHVNSTFNNTMITISDAQGNTISWSSAGAMGFKGSRKSTPFAAQMAGEDAGKKAAEHGMKTLEVEVRGPGSGRESALRALQAAGFTITSIRDVSPIPHNGCRPRKRRRV; via the coding sequence ATGGCTAAAGATGCCTCGCGCGTTAAGCGTCGCGAACGTAAAAATATTACGTCTGGCGTAGCGCATGTGAATTCAACCTTCAACAACACCATGATCACCATCTCTGATGCTCAGGGGAACACGATTTCCTGGTCTTCAGCTGGTGCTATGGGGTTCAAGGGCTCTCGTAAGTCCACCCCGTTTGCCGCTCAGATGGCTGGTGAAGATGCAGGTAAAAAAGCTGCCGAACATGGCATGAAAACTCTCGAAGTTGAAGTTCGCGGTCCTGGTTCAGGACGCGAGTCTGCACTTCGTGCTTTGCAGGCAGCGGGCTTTACTATTACGTCCATCCGTGACGTGTCCCCAATCCCGCACAATGGTTGTCGTCCGCGCAAGCGTCGTCGCGTCTAA
- the rplO gene encoding 50S ribosomal protein L15: MKLNEIRDNDGATHSRKRVGRGIGSGLGKTGGRGVKGQKSRSGVAIKGFEGGQMPLHRRLPKRGFNNIFAKDFNTVSVGRIQQAIDAGKLDASAPVTVASLKEAGVVRRLRDGVRLLSDGELTAKVSFEIEGASKAAIAAVEKAGGSVKIIGAEE, translated from the coding sequence ATGAAGCTCAACGAAATTCGCGATAACGACGGCGCTACGCATTCCCGCAAGCGCGTTGGTCGCGGCATCGGGTCCGGACTGGGTAAAACCGGCGGTCGCGGTGTCAAAGGTCAGAAGTCTCGCTCGGGTGTTGCTATCAAGGGCTTTGAAGGTGGTCAGATGCCATTGCATCGTCGTCTTCCAAAGCGCGGCTTTAACAACATCTTTGCAAAAGACTTCAATACCGTTTCCGTTGGTCGCATTCAGCAGGCAATTGATGCTGGCAAACTGGACGCGTCAGCGCCGGTTACTGTCGCCAGCCTCAAGGAAGCTGGTGTTGTGCGTCGTCTGCGGGACGGTGTTCGTCTGCTTAGCGACGGTGAACTGACTGCAAAAGTATCCTTCGAAATCGAAGGTGCTTCCAAGGCAGCCATCGCCGCAGTAGAGAAAGCTGGTGGATCTGTAAAGATCATCGGTGCAGAAGAATAG
- the rpsM gene encoding 30S ribosomal protein S13 has protein sequence MARIAGVNIPTNKRVVIALQYIHGIGAKFAQEIVEQVNISPERRVNELSDAEVLKIREVIDAGYTVEGDLRRQTSMNIKRLMDLACYRGLRHRRGLPVRGQRTHTNARTRKGPAKAIAGKKK, from the coding sequence GTGGCCCGTATTGCTGGCGTCAATATACCGACGAACAAGCGCGTTGTCATCGCGCTTCAATATATCCATGGCATCGGCGCGAAGTTCGCTCAGGAAATCGTTGAACAAGTCAACATTTCTCCAGAACGTCGTGTCAATGAACTGTCTGATGCTGAAGTCCTGAAAATCCGCGAAGTGATCGATGCCGGTTACACCGTGGAGGGTGACTTGCGTCGTCAGACGTCAATGAACATCAAGCGCCTCATGGATTTGGCTTGCTACCGTGGCCTTCGCCACCGTCGTGGCCTGCCTGTTCGCGGTCAGCGCACCCACACCAACGCTCGCACCCGCAAGGGTCCTGCTAAAGCGATCGCTGGTAAAAAGAAATAA
- the rplQ gene encoding 50S ribosomal protein L17 has product MRHGKSGRKLNRTASHRKAMFANMAAALIKHEQIVTTLPKAKEMKPIADKLITLAKRGDLHARRQAISQIRDKDMVAKLFETLGPRYEERKGGYTRVLKAGFRYGDNAPMAVIELVDRDPEARGKDSGPTAEADVEDAA; this is encoded by the coding sequence ATGCGCCACGGCAAATCAGGTCGCAAGCTCAATCGCACCGCTTCTCATCGCAAAGCAATGTTCGCCAACATGGCAGCAGCTTTGATCAAACATGAGCAAATTGTTACCACTCTGCCTAAGGCTAAAGAAATGAAGCCGATTGCAGACAAACTCATCACTCTGGCAAAACGTGGCGATCTTCATGCACGTCGTCAGGCTATCTCTCAGATTCGCGACAAAGACATGGTCGCAAAGCTGTTTGAAACGCTTGGCCCTCGCTATGAAGAACGCAAAGGTGGCTACACCCGCGTTCTTAAAGCCGGTTTCCGTTATGGCGACAATGCTCCGATGGCTGTCATCGAGCTTGTTGATCGTGATCCGGAAGCCCGCGGCAAGGATTCCGGTCCTACCGCAGAGGCTGATGTGGAAGACGCAGCGTAA
- the secY gene encoding preprotein translocase subunit SecY encodes MASAAEQLAANINFGAFAKADELKKRIWFTLGALLVYRLGTYIPLPGINPEALANAFSSHQNGILGLFNMFSGGAVGRMAIFALGIMPYISASIIIQLMTTVSPALEQLKKDGARGQKTINQYTRYGTVILATLQAYGISVGLEGSSNIVLDPGLFFRFSTVLTLVGGTMFMMWLGEQITARGIGNGISLIIFSGIVANLPTAVAHTLELGRQGTLSTAVILGVIVVAAIVIAFIVFMERAQRRLIIQYPKRQVGNKMFQGDSSHLPLKLNTSGVIPPIFASSLLLLPTTVVNFISRDGSGPDWLNTVTALLGHGQPLYMLLYAALIVFFVFFYTAIVFNPQDTADNLKKHGGFIPGIRPGQRTAEYIDKILTRISVIGAIYLVLVCLLPEFLISATGVPFYFGGTSLLIVVSVTMDTVSQIQGHLLAQQYEGLVKKSKLRGKRR; translated from the coding sequence ATGGCTTCGGCAGCAGAACAACTCGCCGCCAATATTAACTTTGGCGCCTTTGCAAAGGCAGACGAACTCAAGAAGCGCATCTGGTTTACGCTGGGTGCTTTGTTGGTTTATCGCCTTGGTACTTATATTCCGCTTCCAGGGATCAACCCTGAAGCCCTGGCTAATGCCTTCAGTAGTCATCAGAACGGCATTCTTGGCCTGTTCAACATGTTCTCTGGCGGCGCGGTCGGTCGTATGGCCATCTTTGCGCTCGGGATCATGCCTTACATTTCCGCCTCCATTATCATTCAGTTGATGACCACGGTGTCTCCAGCCTTGGAACAGCTGAAGAAGGATGGGGCGCGTGGTCAAAAGACCATCAACCAATATACCCGCTATGGTACCGTCATTCTTGCCACGTTGCAGGCTTACGGGATTTCGGTCGGGCTTGAAGGGTCCAGCAATATCGTTCTGGATCCGGGATTGTTTTTCCGCTTCTCCACCGTGCTGACGCTCGTCGGCGGCACGATGTTCATGATGTGGCTGGGCGAGCAGATTACCGCGCGTGGTATCGGCAACGGTATTTCCCTGATCATCTTCTCGGGTATTGTGGCCAACCTGCCGACGGCTGTTGCACACACCCTTGAGCTTGGTCGTCAGGGTACGCTGTCTACCGCTGTTATCCTCGGCGTGATCGTCGTTGCTGCTATCGTGATTGCTTTCATTGTCTTCATGGAACGCGCGCAGCGTCGTCTGATCATTCAGTATCCGAAGCGTCAGGTCGGCAACAAGATGTTCCAGGGCGATAGCTCGCATCTGCCGCTGAAGCTGAACACGTCTGGCGTTATTCCGCCGATCTTTGCCTCATCCCTGCTGCTGCTGCCGACCACTGTGGTGAATTTCATTTCCCGCGATGGTTCCGGGCCTGATTGGCTCAACACGGTGACAGCGCTGCTGGGGCATGGTCAACCTCTGTATATGCTGCTATATGCTGCCTTGATTGTATTCTTCGTTTTCTTCTACACAGCGATTGTGTTCAATCCGCAAGACACTGCGGATAATCTGAAGAAGCATGGTGGCTTTATTCCGGGTATTCGTCCCGGGCAGCGGACGGCAGAGTATATTGACAAGATCCTGACCCGTATTTCTGTGATCGGGGCGATCTATCTGGTTCTCGTTTGTCTATTGCCCGAGTTTCTTATCTCCGCAACTGGCGTTCCATTCTACTTCGGGGGCACGTCCCTGTTGATTGTGGTCAGCGTAACCATGGATACGGTTTCCCAGATCCAGGGACATCTGCTGGCCCAACAATATGAAGGGCTGGTCAAGAAATCGAAGCTAAGAGGAAAACGTCGATGA